GTGCTCCTGCTGACGGTGGTCTTCCGCTCGGTGCTGGTCCCGGTCAAGGCCGCGCTCGGCTTCCTGCTGTCGGTGGGTGCCGCCTTCGGCGTGCTCGTCGCGGTCTTCCAGTGGGGCTGGGCGGCCGGTCTGCTCGGCATCGAGCAGACCGGACCGGTCATGTCGCTGATGCCGATTCTCATCATCGGCATAGTCTTCGGCCTCGCCATGGACTACGAGGTCTTCCTGCTCTCCCGGATGCGGGAGGCCCACGTCCATGGCGCGTCCCCCGGCGAGGCGGTCGTCAGCGGGTTCCGGCACAGCGGACGGGTGGTGGCCGCGGCGGCGATCATCATGATCAGCGTCTTCGCCGGATTCGTAGGGATGAGCAGCCCGACCATCCAGACGATGGGCGTCGGGCTGGCCGCCGCCGTCGCCTTCGACGCCTTCGTGGTCCGGATGGCGATCGTGCCCGCGGTCCTGGCACTGCTCGGCCACCGGGCCTGGTGGCTGCCTCGTATCCTGAACCGTGTGCTGCCGAATGTGGATATCGAGGGCGAGAAACTGAGCAGGTCTGTCCCGGCCCCCGCCACCGACCCGGACGCGGCGGTGCGGCGGCTCCCCGTCGGCCGGCAGCAGCACTGAGCCGGCCATGACGCACACGGGGGGCGGCGGCCCGCGACCACGCGTCACGTGGTGGCGGGAGGCAGCGGTCACGGCGGCGGCGTTCGCGCTCTGCCTGCTCGGCGGTGTGGTGCAGGACGACGGCAGCACGCTGTCACCGCCGTCCGCGGCCGCCTACCTCATCGCCGTGGTGTCCTGTGCCACGCTGCCGCTGCGGCACCGGGCACCCCTGGCGGCCATGGTGGTCACGACCGCGTGCGGGGTGCTGGGGCCGGTACTGGGCCTCCTGCTGAGCCCGCTCATCGTGGCCCCCGCTGTGATCACCGCCTACTCGTACGCGCTCACCGTGCGCAACGAACGGCGCGCGGCGGGCGCGGTGCTGCTCATCTCCGCGGCACTGCTGGTCGCCTCCACCCCCTTGTTCGGGGCCCTCTCATGGAAAGACGCGAGCAGGGTGGGAGCGGTGGCGGCGTTCCCGCTGGTGGCCGGCGTCCTCGGTCACTCGGTACGGAACCGACGGGCCTACCTGGCGGCCGTGGAGGAGCGGGCCCGGCGGGCCGAGGAGAGCCGGGACAGCGAGGCGCGCCAGAGAGTGGCCGAGGAACGGGTGCGCATCGCTCGGGAGTTGCACGACCTCGTAGCGCATCAGATCACCCTGGCCAACGCGCAGGCCACGGTCGCCGCCCACCTCTTCGACACCCGCCCGGAACAGACCCGCACGAGCCTGAGGGAACTCGTCGAGACCACCGGACACGCGCTCGACGAACTGCGGGCCACGGTAGGTCTGTTGCGTCAGTCCGGGGACGCGGCCACGCCCGCCGAACCGGCGCCCGGCCTGTCCCGGCTTCCCACGCTCCTGGAGTCCTTCCGCCGCGCGGGCCTGGAGGTGACGGTGCACCAGGAGGGCACGGCCAGGCCGCTGCCGCCGGGAGTGGACCTCACCGCCTACCGCATCGTCCAGGAGGCCCTGACCAACGTGACCAAGCACGCCGGTACCGGCAGCGCCCAGGTGCGGCTCGCCTTCGGCCGCGATCGCGTGACCATCACCGTCGCCGACGACGGAGGGGGCGCGCGTACGGCGCCGACCGCGCCCACGGGACCGAGGGCGTCCGCCGTGGTGGACCGTCCGCCCGGTTACGGCCTGATCGGGATGCGGGAACGTGCCACCGCGGTCGGGGGACAACTCTCCGCGGGCAGGCGCCCGGAGGGTGGCTTCCTCGTCTCCACTCAGCTGCCCCTACCGCCCGCCAAGGACACCACCCGGGGTGATACGACAGGGAACACCGACGAAGCAACACCCATCGAGGGGCCAATGACTGACGGAACGACAGGCCACGGACGGACCGGCGACGCAGAGGCCGGGGACGCGTCGTGACGCTCAGGGTTCTGCTCGCGGACGATCAGGCTCTGCTGCGCGGTGCCTTCAGGATGCTCCTCGACACCGCCGACGACATCACTGTCGTTGGCGAGGCCGGCGACGGCAGGGAGGCGGTGCGACTCACCCGGGAGCTGCGCCCGGACGTGGTGATCATGGACATCCGTATGCCGGGGACCGACGGTCTCACCGCCACGTCGGAGATCTGCGCGGATCCGGAACTGCGTGCCAGTCGCATCCTGATCCTCACCACGTACGAGACCGACGAATACGTCGCCCAGGCGCTGCGCGCGGGGGCCGGCGGCTTCATCGGCAAGGGCATCGGGGCCGAGGACCTGGCGGACGCCGTCCGTACGATCGCCGACGGCGACACTCTCCTGTCCCCGGCCGCGACCCGCTCCCTGGTCGCCCGTTTCCTGGCCACACCGGACACCCCCTCGCCGCAGCACGCCGAACAACTCGCCCTGCTCACCCCGCGCGAACGCGAGATGGTGGCCCTGGTCGCGACCGGCCTGTCCAACCAGGAGATCGCCGAGCGCATGTTCCTCAGCCCCTTCACCGTCCGCGCCCACGTGCAGCGCGCCATGACGAAGCTGGAGGCCCGCGACCGGGCCCAACTCGTCGTCATCGCCTACCGGACGGGCCTGGCCCACGCCGCCCCCGACGGCGGCACCGACCGCCTGCCGTAGCGAAGTCCACGGCGGAGGCGCTCTTGGGGGTGCACGAGCGGGGCATGCGACCTGCGCCTTGTACCGAGCTTCCGCACACTCCGCAGGCGGGCAGGCGCCGGTCGTCGGCGTGACAGACAGCGTCAGCCGGCCGAGGATCCAGGTGTAGGGCGCTACCGCGGTTTTCACGGGGTGGGTGACGAACACGGCCCAACGCTTCGACGCCGACAAGTGGACGAGCGATGTGTTCGTGAACCGGAACGGCCGCTGGCTGTGCGTGCTGAGTCACATCACGGCGGCAGCCCCGGACTGAGGTCCACGAGTTCCTCGTCGATCTCGCGTATCCATTGCCGTATCAGGTCACGGCATCGGGGCGAACTCGGGCAGCACAAGGGCCGAGTGGGCGGGCCGTGCCGGCGCGGAGGGCAGGGTGTCGAGGCTACGCAGCTTGGTGTTGCGTTGCTCCAGGGCGCGCACGGTGGTGGGGAAGAGTGTGGCCGCACCGTTGCCGGGGGGTCAGGCCGTAGGTGTGGCGGCGGGTGCCCTTGGGGCGGGCGAAGGGCGCGGAAGCCGGGCCGCGTCCGCCCGGGTCAGGGGGCACCGACGGCGGCGTAGAGCTTCGGGGCGCCGGCGGCGGGATCGGAGCCCAGCCGCACGCACAGCTCCTGTACGGGAGCGTCACCGGGAGCGACGGTCACCTCGGCGCGTCCGGCGGCGCAACTTCGGGCCGCGGATGAGGGCGTGGCGGCCGACGCGGAGGCGCTTTCCCCGGCCGGGCTCGCGGGCAGGCTCGAGGACGAGGCTCCAGTGGTCGCAGGTCCGGAGGTGTGTGTCGGTGTGCTGGCCGATGGCCCGGTCGAGCGGTTTCCGGATGGACCGCCCGCCGCCGACGCGCCACTCGTCGACCCGCCGCACGCCGCCAGGACGACCATTGCGGTGATCACCCATGCTCCGGCCCACCACCGCATGTGCGTACCTCTTGGCTCACTCGTACGACAACCAGCATGCACCCGCCGTCGCTGATGGCCGACGGAAC
Above is a window of Streptomyces sp. NBC_00490 DNA encoding:
- a CDS encoding sensor histidine kinase, yielding MTHTGGGGPRPRVTWWREAAVTAAAFALCLLGGVVQDDGSTLSPPSAAAYLIAVVSCATLPLRHRAPLAAMVVTTACGVLGPVLGLLLSPLIVAPAVITAYSYALTVRNERRAAGAVLLISAALLVASTPLFGALSWKDASRVGAVAAFPLVAGVLGHSVRNRRAYLAAVEERARRAEESRDSEARQRVAEERVRIARELHDLVAHQITLANAQATVAAHLFDTRPEQTRTSLRELVETTGHALDELRATVGLLRQSGDAATPAEPAPGLSRLPTLLESFRRAGLEVTVHQEGTARPLPPGVDLTAYRIVQEALTNVTKHAGTGSAQVRLAFGRDRVTITVADDGGGARTAPTAPTGPRASAVVDRPPGYGLIGMRERATAVGGQLSAGRRPEGGFLVSTQLPLPPAKDTTRGDTTGNTDEATPIEGPMTDGTTGHGRTGDAEAGDAS
- a CDS encoding response regulator transcription factor produces the protein MTLRVLLADDQALLRGAFRMLLDTADDITVVGEAGDGREAVRLTRELRPDVVIMDIRMPGTDGLTATSEICADPELRASRILILTTYETDEYVAQALRAGAGGFIGKGIGAEDLADAVRTIADGDTLLSPAATRSLVARFLATPDTPSPQHAEQLALLTPREREMVALVATGLSNQEIAERMFLSPFTVRAHVQRAMTKLEARDRAQLVVIAYRTGLAHAAPDGGTDRLP